Below is a genomic region from Castanea sativa cultivar Marrone di Chiusa Pesio chromosome 2, ASM4071231v1.
GTTTTTGTGTGTATTGTGTGTGCAAATAATTTTATGTCGATGTCTCTAGCACCCCAACCACCcaacaaataattttacataGTTTACATTTCAAAACGTATAGTATCACCTTTAATTTTCCTTTGCAATgtcaataaatatatacaaacaaaacaaaacaacaataagaaattaaaagaatgattagtttataaaactagcaaagtcTGACAAGTTTTTTCTTGAtgcttcattttcttaaatctctatgagttcttgagtttgagaataTGCCCTCTCATGAACATCATTTTTCTCATCAtattttttgctctttttttctgCCATGTCATTCACTATCCCTTCAAGATTCAAAATCAAACTATCAttactttatcatttatttaatGGTTCCTTTTCAGCCTTCCTACCAGGTGGTCTTTCCAAGTCTACAAAGGAAGCATGGGAGACCTCATCTTCCCCAAGATGTATTGATTCCAGAGTAGAAGGAGAAGATGTTGCAGTTGATCTTCTTATTGTTTGAGGCTTCTGAGGCTTCGCCACAAGTTCCAACCATTTTGGTTGATGCCTCAAGATATTCCAACAATGATCAAATTTGAATGGAACAACTTGGACCTTTATATACGCTTCCTTTGCCTTAATAATCTGAAAAATTGACAAATAAAAATTGGATTAGCGAATAGACAGTAATGGTGCATTAATGCATTGCACTACTTTGAGCAACAATTTTTTACCTTGTTTTGCTCATTCACACCACTTGGATTAGCCATCTCAATTGAAGCTAAGATCCCAACAAACTTATTTGTTTGGAGTTGAATTGTTGACCAACGATTCATTGGAGAGTTTGCATTAACGAGTAGATGTAAATGTCTTCTCTTTATTGAAGTACTCCCAAACTCTATTCCAATATGTTTTGTGCTTTTGTTCATTCCCTTGCACTGCATCTAATGAAGTATTAAGCCATGCTGACACATTGAGACAGTCTTCTCCTAGACCAAAATTACCACCCCTTTGTGTCTTCCTAGTAATGGATTCCATTTGAACTTCATGTGGAGACTGTTGGGTATGCACTTCATCTTGTGGAGAGTCCATCATAAATTCAGTTTTCATGATAGACCCCTCTTCTAAGAGCTGTGTGAAGTTACAATCACCACGCATTTGCGAATCCATTCCTTAATAACAATAACATAAAAAGCAGCAATATGATGAGAAGTTAGGCAAATCAACTTTAAATACAGCAGCAAAAGGATCACAAGGATAGGCAAATTAGTAGAGGACATAAATACAACCAAACATTAAAGCCTTGTTGAAGTTTAACTAAAGAAGTTTATAACAAATCAACAATTGAAGCTGCTTCAGAATTGAAGTTACTgcagaatgaagaagaagacattCTGTTTAAACTACAGGTTGTTCTCTTGTAATGACACTAAAAGACATGTATAAAGCTTAGATGAAGTTAGTTACTAGATTAGTGGATATAGTTACTAGatgtcattctctctttcttacCTCTGATTCTCATCTATAAGAACAGAGCCTCTTGTAACTAAATTAATTCAATATAATGCACATACAaatttttctctcaacttttaTGATCTTTGTGTGCAATCTTgatacctttttattttttgaaaaaaatcaaacattaaaGCTGAGTTCATCTTAAACCTAGTcatcaaaaaagagaaaataaaagcacaaacatacaaacccacaaacccaattGAAGTTAATGGGTAATGTAGTATGATTTATTTCCAGGTTGCAACTAGTAATGCTTCTAATTGGTGAGTACTGGATGAGGATGAGAACCAATTCACCAACACCTCTACAAACATACAAACCCACACACCCATCTTACTTTTCAAGATTTCTTAGTGTACATTGGATTCAATCCCAGGTCTGTTACTAAAAATGGAAAAgcttcttttattgatccaACACCCACCAAATTTCTAATTCAATTCGACACCTAACAGACTTTATTATCTAACCCTCTGTTAGGAACGAAGGGAGATGGTGTAGGGAAGCTCCTGTATAGCTGTTGGCTAACAAGGTTCTTCTGATAATTAATTCTAGATATACAAATCGGTAGTGGCTCCTAAAACTGGTTTCTTCTCAAATATATTCCTATTTACAAGCAACgatatttgatttttaagtGTTGGATAAAGGCTAGAATGTTGTTGTTGGTTCAGAAACTTCACAAAGCTACCCAACAAATCAAACTTCAGAAACTTCACAAAGCTACCCAACAAATCAAACTTCAGAAACTTCACAAAGCTACCCAACAATTCAAATTCAGAACTAATAAACTCATCAATTAAAACTACCTAACAACTCAAAACTCAGAAGCTTCACAAAGCTACCCAACAACTCAAAATTCAGAATTGATAAACCCAACAATTAAAACTACCCAAcaactcaaaattcaaaaacttcaCAAAGCAAGCAAGAATTTCCAACCAAAACCCAGAAATTCAGTTACCAAAAGAGCCCTCAACAActctcaaaattaaaaaataccaaCAAGGATTACAGAGATTATAAAATATACCACTCAAAGCCAATAATCagtcatcaaaaaagaaaaattaaaagatgcaAGTCCACCACTTCTAACAAACTCCTCCAAACATACCTGTTTCCTTCATATCCCCAAAACAACGATAACCCATCTCTTCTTTCTAAGTCTCTGCAGCACACCCACACCACTTGTCCGCAGTCCACCAAACACACACCCATAGACAAAAACCCACAAGCTGCAGACCATCTCCTCCTTgctaaaatcaataaaatttgggaagagagagagagagaaaggcaTCATACGAGTCTGTGGGTCAATCTCTGCAGTCCAAAAATCTCCTTCTCTGCACTAGTGAGATCGACCACCTCCTCTTGCTAAAATTTGCACGAACTCGAGAGCTCCAAAACTACATTGAGCCGAGAGAGAGGCAAAGAGTgagtgaagagagagaaagaaagaaagagaaaaataaatgtggtttgattttttttgtctagCGAGTGAAAAAGCATCACCAGGTCTGGCGATGGTACATTCCCATGTTAAAATTGTGGGATTAAATATTGAGACTGATGCGTGAATTTTTTTGAGCCTTTAGCTATATGTTTGTTGATATATTAAAATAGCTACACTGATGCAAACGCTCTTATTGCCTAAAATGGAATTGAATAATAGTGATGAACGTATGCTTCAAATTGAAacaattcataaaatttgatatctcaattgacaaaattaaaaatctgaaattttgatATCAAACAGGTATAACACTTTGATTCTGCGTATAGAGACAACAGAGTCATTGAAGACCTAAGAAGTGGCAGAAATGCCAAAAGAGGCTGTCGCAAGAAACTTCTTGTGTGTGAACGAACAATGAGATCATTCACATTCTTGAAATGCTAACAAAAATAAGGATGGAGCTATGAAGAACAGGATCTTTCCTTATTGAATTGAACATCTAAACTTGAAAACTAGATATCCATATAAACAATTTGGCAATCACCAAACCATAACTCTCATGAACTTATGAATTTGCAAATTGCATGACAGAATCATCTAAAAAAGCCTAAACCACTATAATAAACTTCTCCTGCTGGACATCAACTCAATACTGTCATTCATCATTCTTGCAATACAATCAAAACTACCAGCTAGCACCACCCACCCACCTTCAATAACAAACATgttacaaaaacaacaaaaaagaaaaagaaaagggtgctTCAATCTTTAATATAAATCAAGCATACCTTGCCTGGCAATCCTTCATGAAAGCAACCGATTTCTCAACCCCAGTCAATGGCTTAGCATTGTATATAGATGCACCCCCAACTGACTTATGCTGCTTGTGCTGAACCATATTCTCCTTAGCCGCTTCCTTAATAAACTCAATCTCCAACCCTGACTTCTCCAAAGTGAAAGGCACATTCATCAATGACCTCATAGACTTCTCCACAGGGCACCTATAGAACCCATTGCTCCCGTTGTAAGCATTGTACAGAATCTCagttttcttcttgttcttcttctccACCACAACCAACCCTCCTTGATCCAACAAATCCTCAAACGCCAACCCACACATGTAAATCCCATCATTCCCAATCAGATCTTTCTTGATGATCACAATGGTGACTCTAGATGGCCCCACATTCTTCTGGGCTCCAGCATATATGAAACCAAACTTAGACACATCCACTGGCTTGGAACTGAAATTTGAGGACATATCAGCCACCAAGATACCATTTTTAGGACTTGGGTAGTCCTTGTATTCCATACCCTGAATGGTTTCATTAGCACAAATATGCAAGAATTTGGCATCTGTGTTTTGCTCCAAATCATGAAAAGATGGAATCTTTGCGTGTTTTCTAGATTTCCCAGACCAAATAAGGCTTGGTTTTGAGTACTTTTCCCTCCTTGAATGCCTGCAGATTTATGAAGAGCAGGaggtcaataatttattataagatATATCTTATAGCGTTGGCATAATCACAACCAAAGAAAAGTACCATTTCCAGAACCTCTTCCTTGTGTACGCTTTATCTGATATAAGAATCAAATCCCCAACTACAAAAATAGAAACCTCCTCATACTTGCATGCTAAGAGCAAGGAAACCAAGCCAACCAACTGAAGTTTCTTCCTTACTACTGATTGCTTGGATAAAAATCTGTCAATTAAATTAACCATAAGGAATAATGTCTCCTTCATGACTTCTAACTTATCATGGACCTGTTAATTCAAACAATCAAAACAAGAGAAAGTATAGGAAGTTTGTTTCGGATTGACTTACCAATGGATTTGTATGATATTGCGTAAACTTCAAGATGCTATCATTTGGACGACAtaactttctatttttattaaatgtggAAAATCTTGGACCATTTGGGCTCTTTTCCCTTGGTAAATCCTTCCTTTCAATTGGGACAACTGGAATAAATCTGTAGTTTTCATTATATGGTGAGCATTGAATCAGCCTTTCAGAATCGTAAGTACTCTATGCAGGTCTTGAGTCCAGCCTTCCTTTTTCTACCTGAGCAGATATTAGCACCATTAATAACAGTTAAAATTACTTTTAACTCTATAACTGCTAAAAAGATATTTCAACTATGTAAGAAGTGTAATACTATGCAATGGTCAATGATGATTTTGAATAACTATCTAATATGAGAAACAATGCAACAACATAGAACCAGGCAAACACAAAAGATTCATGTGTTCAccattataaattatatatggcCAGGAATTAATATTCAGAAAGTttggtgaatttttttgttgatgtaaatttcaaatcaaatctcCACAATATGCCAAACaagtatttcaaaatttgaacccAATGTGAAGAAATTTCTACTCCAAATGCAAGTATCACTCTAAaatgaagcaaaagaaaagCAGTTTCTTCCATTGACTTGAAAAAGTCCCACACTTTATATGTctcttaaaatctcaaattctcaatttAATTAGTTGGATCTTCAATGGGAAAAAGCTTAATGTATGCCAATGAATGATTGGTATAATCAAATCACAAAACATTAGTTGAACCCATTACCAACACTAATCAtggcaaaataattttataaaaaaactatagctaacaatttttcttcttgttttgttAAGTAAAAGATGATCCTCCCTTCAAATTTATCATAGTATTTGAGTGGACTTTGTGGTGTGCCCTTTGTTTTAAAACCTATCCCTCTCCCcctgtgtatgtgtgtgtgtttgtttctaaaggaaaaaaaaattgtcaaagtGAGAGGGAAGATAGATTTGAGAAAACTATTCAGGTATATAATGAACTTCCATTAGCTGAGAGTGGattatttaattgattattCTTCCAGCAGAACATAATAGATATGACATGATAATATCACCAATGCCTACACGTCAAACAAATTTGGGTAAACGAAATGGAATATAATCTTAGGTTAGGTTGATTTAAATCAGAAGTGAGATTGTTGAGAAGAGAGTAGAAGAGGATATAATAAGGTATGAGTAAACTTACTGCTCATCTCGCCATCGTCACCACCGAAACGGCACTTCAAGATGAGGCATGCGACGTTTAAGCCTTTTAACAAAAGTTCTCCATGATGGACATCCCTGCAATCTCAGATGTTTGAGGCCGGTGAAGCGTAGAATTTCGTCCGGAGGAGCATTGAGTTTATCGCACCCAAGCAATTCTAGTTCTTCAAGGGATGTCTGCAAGTGTTGGTGTTGGATGGAACAGAGAATCGTGGAAACATCCAGCTCCTCGCAAAGCTCACCAATCTTCAAATACTTCAAGCGGGTGAGGCAGTCTAAGCCATCCGGTAGATGGCTCAACTTTAGGCAATGGGAAATTACTAAGTGGTTAAGAGAATGCAATCCTCGTAGATCTCCAATTGATATCAGATTAGGGCAATCCCAGATACCTAATCGGATAAGAGAATGTAATTCTGGCATATCTGGAATTAATTTCAGATTAGGACATATCAATATATCCAATTCCGAAAGAGATGTACAGGATTGCAGCCCAGACGGGAAAACTTCAACATGACATAATATCCGTAGAATTCGAAGGGGTGCCACACCTTGTAGACTTGGAAAATGCATCACATTGGGACACAGGCTTACTTCAAATTTCTCAAGGGAATTGAGGGTTTGCAGTGTGTCTGGCAAATGACTCAATTTGTCACATCCAAAAATATAAAGCGATTGGAGAGACATGCGAGGCGCACATACATCATCCTCATGCGGCAAGATGGACACCAAATCAGCACAAACTTCTATACTCAAAGACATTAGACTCATAGTATTATTTCACCATAAATGCTCTGGCAGACAATCAAGTTCGGAAATATTATACATATCAAGGGACACAAGAGTGGTAAGTTTGCTGATAATGTTTTTGAATGTCGTACCGCAAATATCCTTAATATCTAATTTCTTAAGAGAAGGAAAATGACATGGAgcactttttagttttttacatTGTTTAATGATAAACTCCTCAAGGCGAGGAAACACCATTCCCGTTGTTGTTGGGTCCATCGCGTCATTCCATTCCACTAGATTGGGCATTCTCTACAAATCAAGCCTTTCCAAGGCTGGGAACAAGGCATTTCTACCGCTGCCACCTCTACTAGTACTTGATCCCACACCACTATAACTGTCGTAAAATTCTGCTCCTATACATGTCACATTATTCATTCCCCCTATTTGAAGAAACTTGAGACATGGTAAGTGCCCAAGTGTAGGAATTTTTTGGCATTTATTACAATCTACTAAACTGATTTCCAACAGATggttaaaaagaaacaaaccacCACCATTGTTATCACCCGCTAATATCCACAAAGGGAACTTCTCACCACTAAAATTTGTTATCTTTAAGCTTTTCAAAAGTGGGTGAGGTTGAAGGCCTTCCAATACATCCTCATCATTGTTGTTGCCTACTCTTTCATGACTCCAATGGAATTCCAGCTTGTGTAATCTCGTCTTTCCCACTAAATTTGCTGCTTTAGCTTCTTCTTTATCTCTCACATGCTCCAAATTGAAGATTTTTAATCCTCCTCTGAGCTGGCTTAAGCATCCAAGTTCTTCAATTCGATAACCAGTTTCCTGACCGATGACAAAAAAAGGCAATGTTTGAAGGCAAGTCAACTGCCCCAAATTGATTGGCATTTGTTTTATGTGCGCTTGACTAATTTTAATATGTCTCAAGTTAGTCAAATTTCTTAGATTTTTTGGAAGCTTTCTTAGATAAGGACAATTCTTAATTGCTAGAGTTTGTAAGTTGTAGAGCTTGGTAATAGAATTGGGTATTGCACTGATGTCGGTCCCCTTGATGCGAAGAAGCCTTAAATGTCTAAGCTCACAAATTGACTTGAAAAGCTTTTCCTGATGTCTCGAAGATAATGTTAGACCACGTACAAATTTTAAGTCCAATAACTTGTCTTCAAAATTACTACAAATCCAAAATACTGTGCGCAATCTACCCATGCCATCTCTAGATAGTGGGATTGTTGGTGTTGTCCAGACATTGGATAGAAAAGATAAACGCCGAATATGAGACATGTCAATGTCATCCCCCACATTGCCCCCTAAATGCAAGGTTTCCCATTTTGAAATTGAGAGGGCAAGATCAT
It encodes:
- the LOC142625543 gene encoding phosphoserine aminotransferase 1, chloroplastic-like, encoding MVLISAQVHDKLEVMKETLFLMVNLIDRFLSKQSVVRKKLQLVGLVSLLLACKYEEVSIFVVGDLILISDKAYTRKRFWKWHSRREKYSKPSLIWSGKSRKHAKIPSFHDLEQNTDAKFLHICANETIQGMEYKDYPSPKNGILVADMSSNFSSKPVDVSKFGFIYAGAQKNVGPSRVTIVIIKKDLIGNDGIYMCGLAFEDLLDQGGLVVVEKKNKKKTEILYNAYNGSNGFYRCPVEKSMRSLMNVPFTLEKSGLEIEFIKEAAKENMVQHKQHKSVGGASIYNAKPLTGVEKSVAFMKDCQASFGALEFVQILARGGGRSH
- the LOC142625542 gene encoding uncharacterized protein LOC142625542, which gives rise to MNRWSTIQLQTNKFVGILASIEMANPSGVNEQNKIIKAKEAYIKVQVVPFKFDHCWNILRHQPKWLELVAKPQKPQTIRRSTATSSPSTLESIHLGEDEVSHASFVDLERPPGRKAEKEPLNK